One window from the genome of Emys orbicularis isolate rEmyOrb1 chromosome 10, rEmyOrb1.hap1, whole genome shotgun sequence encodes:
- the SOCS1 gene encoding suppressor of cytokine signaling 1, producing the protein MVAHSKVAADNAVAADPRCRLDPPARDHSRPRGYHGPARSNTGQAQSDTHFRTFRSQADFSSITRASALLDACGFYWGPLTVSAAHEKLKSEPEGTFLIRDSRQKNCFFAISVKTATGPTSIRINFQAGRFSLDGSKESFDCLFKLLEHYISSPRKVLVTPLRKVRLRPLQELCRKSIVATFGRENLNHIPLNPVLKDYLKSFPFQI; encoded by the coding sequence ATGGTAGCGCACAGTAAGGTGGCAGCAGATAATGCAGTTGCAGCAGACCCGAGATGTCGACTTGACCCCCCAGCACGGGATCATTCTCGGCCTAGAGGCTACCATGGCCCGGCTCGGTCCAACACTGGGCAGGCACAGAGCGACACACACTTCCGAACTTTCCGCTCACAGGCGGATTTCAGTAGCATCACCCGAGCGAGTGCCCTGCTGGATGCATGTGGCTTCTACTGGGGTCCACTGACTGTCAGCGCAGCCCACGAGAAGCTGAAATCTGAGCCTGAGGGCACCTTCCTCATCAGGGACAGCAGACAAAAAAATTGCTTCTTTGCCATCAGTGTTAAGACTGCTACTGGGCCCACCAGCATCCGAATAAACTTCCAGGCTGGGCGTTTCAGCCTGGATGGCAGCAAGGAGAGTTTCGACTGTCTCTTTAAGCTACTGGAACATTATATAAGCTCCCCGAGGAAGGTGCTGGTCACCCCACTACGCAAAGTCCGTTTACGGCCATTGCAGGAGCTCTGCCGGAAAAGCATTGTGGCAACATTCGGGAGAGAGAATTTAAACCACATCCCTCTCAATCCAGTTTTAAAGGACTACCTGAAATCTTTCCCATTTCAGATATAA